A genome region from Rhizobium sp. NXC14 includes the following:
- a CDS encoding sugar transferase, whose protein sequence is MGLKRAVDFFLALVASVILLVPILVVALSVRLTSPGPILYWSKRIGRFNQIFLMPKFRSMRVDTPTVATHLLENPERFLTPIGSFLRKSSLDELPQLWCILAGKMSFVGPRPALYNQYDLIELRTAHGVDKLLPGLTGWAQINGRDELPIPEKVKFDVEYLERRSVGFDMRILFLTAEKVVRRKGIKH, encoded by the coding sequence ATGGGCTTGAAACGCGCGGTGGATTTTTTCCTGGCTTTGGTGGCTTCGGTCATCCTGCTCGTTCCGATCCTTGTCGTCGCTCTCAGTGTCCGGCTGACGTCGCCAGGACCGATCCTCTACTGGTCAAAACGTATCGGGCGTTTCAATCAGATCTTCCTGATGCCGAAATTCCGCAGCATGCGCGTCGACACGCCGACAGTCGCGACACATCTGCTCGAAAATCCCGAGCGGTTTCTGACGCCCATCGGCTCGTTTCTGCGCAAGTCCAGTCTCGACGAACTGCCCCAGCTCTGGTGCATTCTGGCGGGCAAGATGAGTTTCGTCGGGCCGCGCCCGGCGCTCTACAATCAATATGATCTGATCGAATTGCGGACGGCGCACGGCGTCGACAAGCTCCTGCCGGGATTGACCGGATGGGCGCAGATAAACGGGCGTGACGAATTGCCGATTCCGGAGAAGGTGAAATTCGATGTCGAATATCTTGAGCGACGCTCCGTCGGTTTCGACATGCGCATCCTGTTTCTGACGGCCGAGAAGGTCGTTCGCCGGAAGGGAATAAAGCACTAG
- a CDS encoding carbohydrate ABC transporter permease: MKRKTLDRIGLLFVALVMISPVVLFFLWMISLSLKYEIDNGAYPPIFIPERFAWSNYVKVFEENNFFLYLWNSLLVTGSATLLALLIGVPAGYGIARLKAEKSAMVIMIARMTPGLSFLIPLFLLFQWLNLLGTLMPQIIIHLVVTVPIVVWIMIGYFETTPMELEEAASIDGATPWQVFRLVALPIARPGIVVAFILSVIFSWNNFVFGIVLASRETRTLPVAVYNMLSFEQVSWGPLAAAALIVTLPVLILTVFAQRQIVAGLTAGAVK; the protein is encoded by the coding sequence ATGAAGCGCAAGACGCTCGATCGCATCGGACTGCTGTTCGTTGCGCTGGTGATGATCTCGCCGGTCGTCCTGTTTTTCCTCTGGATGATCTCGCTGTCGCTGAAATATGAGATCGACAACGGCGCCTATCCGCCGATCTTCATCCCGGAGCGTTTCGCCTGGTCGAACTATGTGAAGGTCTTCGAGGAGAATAATTTCTTCCTCTATCTCTGGAATTCGCTGCTGGTGACCGGCAGCGCCACGCTGCTGGCGCTCTTGATCGGCGTGCCGGCCGGCTATGGCATCGCGCGTCTGAAGGCGGAGAAATCGGCGATGGTCATCATGATCGCGCGCATGACGCCGGGCCTGTCCTTCCTCATTCCGCTCTTCCTCTTGTTCCAGTGGCTGAACCTGCTCGGCACGCTGATGCCCCAGATCATCATCCATCTCGTCGTCACCGTGCCGATCGTGGTATGGATCATGATCGGCTATTTCGAGACGACGCCGATGGAGCTGGAGGAGGCTGCAAGCATCGACGGCGCGACACCCTGGCAGGTTTTCCGCCTGGTCGCCCTGCCGATCGCAAGGCCCGGCATCGTCGTCGCCTTCATCCTGTCGGTGATCTTTTCCTGGAACAATTTCGTGTTCGGCATCGTGCTCGCCAGTCGCGAGACGCGCACGCTGCCGGTCGCCGTCTACAACATGCTGTCTTTCGAACAGGTCAGCTGGGGACCGCTCGCGGCCGCCGCATTGATCGTCACCTTGCCGGTCCTGATCTTGACGGTGTTTGCGCAACGGCAGATCGTGGCGGGCCTGACGGCGGGCGCCGTCAAGTGA
- a CDS encoding DNA cytosine methyltransferase, with protein MPCQPYSSDGNGLGKNDERDLLLEGVRAVKESQPRAFIFENVEGLLHGKHADHVAHALRILSKAGYSSEIHRINTRDYGIAQDRSRILIVGLRKGLAGAFRMPPKFPQLATNIGDALFDLMAANGWSGAED; from the coding sequence ATTCCCTGCCAGCCCTATTCTTCTGATGGCAATGGCCTGGGGAAGAATGACGAACGCGATTTGCTGCTAGAAGGTGTCAGGGCGGTGAAGGAATCCCAGCCAAGGGCATTCATCTTCGAGAATGTCGAGGGGCTCCTTCACGGCAAGCATGCGGACCATGTCGCTCACGCTCTGCGGATACTTTCGAAGGCCGGATATTCATCCGAGATCCATCGTATCAACACCAGAGATTACGGTATCGCCCAAGACCGAAGTCGCATCCTGATTGTCGGACTTCGAAAAGGACTGGCCGGCGCCTTCCGAATGCCTCCGAAGTTCCCGCAGTTGGCAACAAACATCGGCGACGCCTTGTTCGACCTGATGGCTGCAAACGGATGGTCGGGAGCCGAGGATTAG
- a CDS encoding acyltransferase, with amino-acid sequence MQRVDHRQREERLLTIADAFAGSAFTGTTDPVQIDEQDLSRETDQAKNRSLFLDELRGIAALSVVLLHASHIFGFGLNSHAYLAVDFFLCLSGFVLASGYDEKLRSGVLQSRTFLLKRVIRLYPMIVVGVALGVIASQVALTPSIALLDVSILAAGALFLLPFGLLVGQEAFAINNPLWSLCFEMVASVVYGSVARRRVHFWHEAAVLASMAAALFQVVMIEDSIGPVGFANWQAYFEGFVRVGFSFLCGVLIFRWDIPHRVGVVPPQIPLFVLIAVLFFPFAIPREIYDSICITTIIPIVVTLAAAVPHNVARPFAAYLGQLSYPLYIVHLPIIQLGKQFQNASGFIPWPATVLCTLLAAVGVAHFLSTRFDLPVRTYLSAHFFKPRPGSCSF; translated from the coding sequence ATGCAGCGCGTTGATCACAGACAGAGGGAAGAACGACTTCTTACCATCGCCGACGCGTTTGCCGGTTCAGCGTTTACTGGGACAACGGATCCGGTTCAGATCGATGAACAAGATCTCAGTCGCGAGACAGATCAAGCGAAAAACCGTTCCCTTTTTCTGGATGAGCTGCGGGGAATAGCTGCGCTTTCGGTGGTTCTCTTGCATGCCAGCCATATTTTCGGCTTTGGTCTTAACTCCCACGCCTATCTGGCAGTCGACTTTTTCTTATGCCTGAGCGGTTTCGTCCTGGCAAGCGGGTATGACGAAAAGCTAAGGTCGGGTGTTCTGCAGAGCCGGACGTTTTTGCTGAAGCGGGTGATACGGCTTTATCCCATGATCGTCGTTGGCGTCGCCCTGGGCGTCATTGCCTCGCAAGTAGCTTTGACACCAAGCATAGCTCTTCTCGATGTCTCAATCCTTGCTGCTGGCGCGTTATTCCTATTGCCCTTCGGACTTCTCGTCGGTCAGGAAGCATTCGCAATCAACAACCCGCTGTGGTCCCTCTGCTTTGAGATGGTCGCTAGTGTCGTTTACGGCTCGGTCGCTCGCCGGCGGGTTCATTTTTGGCACGAGGCGGCGGTTTTGGCGTCGATGGCGGCAGCGCTTTTCCAAGTTGTCATGATCGAAGATAGCATCGGGCCGGTCGGATTTGCGAACTGGCAAGCGTACTTCGAAGGATTTGTGAGGGTCGGCTTTTCGTTCCTTTGCGGCGTCTTGATCTTTCGCTGGGATATCCCTCATCGCGTCGGTGTGGTTCCACCTCAGATCCCGCTTTTCGTCCTGATTGCCGTTCTATTTTTCCCGTTTGCCATTCCAAGAGAAATCTACGATTCCATATGTATCACTACCATAATTCCGATCGTGGTGACCCTGGCGGCTGCGGTACCGCATAATGTGGCGCGGCCATTCGCTGCATACCTCGGACAGTTGTCCTACCCCCTGTATATTGTCCATCTGCCGATCATTCAGCTCGGGAAGCAATTCCAGAACGCCAGCGGATTCATTCCCTGGCCGGCCACTGTGCTCTGTACCCTCCTGGCCGCTGTTGGCGTGGCGCATTTCTTGAGCACTCGCTTTGATTTACCCGTCCGCACTTACTTAAGCGCTCATTTTTTCAAGCCCCGACCCGGCTCCTGTAGCTTTTAG
- a CDS encoding sugar ABC transporter substrate-binding protein, producing MPSFFNPTRRGFLAGTAALGASSMFGMRPAAAAVDWKRFAGTTLEANLVKSPRSEILTKYLSEFEELTGIKVNAEATPEQQQRQKTTIELSSRKPSFDVVHLSYHVQKRQFEKGGWLADISGFLKDASLTDPSLVESDFAEAGLAFAKDANGILRSLPFSVDYWIIYWNKALFEKKGLAYPTNFEELASAAEALTDASANTYGFVARGLKNANTPVWTTLLLGYGSSPLGPDGKLRTTSQEAIDAAKLYQRLMTKTAPPGVSGFNWAEAQSAFLQGKIGMWLDGVGFAPPIENPEKSRVVGQVGYGIMPKGPKAQAAGTFGDGLGVVAASQKKEAAYLFCQWAISHDMGARLLQAGAGVPFRQSVLADAKVREGVKMPGSWLDAVAGSGKISQLALPVIIPVTEFRDIYGVGLTNMIGGADPETELKKATAQFEPVLAKSEG from the coding sequence ATGCCATCATTCTTCAACCCGACGCGGCGCGGATTTCTGGCGGGCACCGCCGCTCTTGGCGCCAGCAGCATGTTCGGCATGCGGCCGGCAGCCGCTGCGGTCGACTGGAAGCGCTTCGCCGGCACAACGCTCGAAGCCAACCTGGTCAAGAGCCCGCGCAGCGAAATCCTGACCAAGTACCTGTCCGAATTCGAGGAGCTCACCGGCATCAAGGTCAATGCCGAAGCAACGCCCGAACAGCAGCAGCGCCAGAAGACGACCATCGAGCTGAGCTCCAGAAAACCGAGCTTCGACGTTGTGCACCTGAGCTACCACGTCCAGAAACGGCAATTCGAGAAAGGCGGCTGGCTTGCCGATATCAGCGGCTTCCTCAAGGACGCTTCGCTGACCGACCCCTCCTTGGTGGAAAGCGATTTCGCCGAAGCAGGCCTTGCATTCGCCAAGGATGCCAACGGCATTCTGCGGTCGCTGCCTTTCTCGGTCGATTACTGGATCATCTACTGGAACAAGGCGCTGTTTGAGAAGAAGGGGCTCGCCTACCCCACCAACTTCGAGGAATTGGCAAGCGCCGCAGAGGCGCTCACCGATGCCTCCGCCAACACCTACGGCTTCGTCGCCCGCGGCCTGAAGAACGCCAATACGCCGGTCTGGACGACACTGCTGCTCGGCTATGGTTCGAGCCCGCTCGGCCCGGACGGCAAGCTGCGCACGACATCGCAGGAAGCGATCGATGCGGCCAAGCTTTACCAGAGACTGATGACCAAGACCGCGCCTCCCGGCGTCTCCGGCTTCAACTGGGCAGAGGCCCAGTCTGCCTTCCTTCAGGGAAAGATCGGCATGTGGCTTGATGGCGTCGGTTTTGCTCCGCCGATCGAGAATCCGGAAAAGTCGCGCGTCGTTGGCCAGGTCGGTTACGGCATCATGCCGAAAGGACCGAAGGCGCAAGCCGCCGGAACCTTCGGCGACGGTCTCGGCGTCGTCGCGGCAAGCCAGAAGAAGGAAGCAGCCTATCTGTTCTGCCAGTGGGCGATTTCGCACGACATGGGTGCACGCCTGCTGCAGGCCGGCGCCGGCGTTCCGTTCCGCCAGTCCGTCCTTGCGGATGCGAAGGTCCGCGAAGGCGTCAAGATGCCCGGCTCATGGCTGGATGCCGTTGCCGGCTCCGGCAAGATTTCCCAGCTCGCCCTGCCGGTCATCATTCCTGTCACCGAGTTCCGTGACATCTATGGCGTCGGCCTCACCAACATGATCGGCGGCGCCGATCCGGAAACCGAACTGAAGAAGGCGACGGCCCAGTTCGAACCGGTCCTGGCGAAAAGCGAGGGATAA
- a CDS encoding sugar ABC transporter permease, producing the protein MASAGIETAAMAKASKGGSKPDRFAPNYWPFVIPALIVISGVIVFPWVFTVWMSVNSWTLGQSQVFAGLDNYIRLATDMRFWESLWHTVLYTALSVLLPLFLGTLAALIFDARFPLRGLIRGIFVMPMMATPVAIALVWTMMFHPQLGVLNYLLSFIGIGPQEWIYNQASVIPSLVLVESWQWTPLVMLIVLGGLAAVPREPYESAEIDGANVWQKFRYLTLPMIAPFLMIAVIIRSIDAVKSFDIIYAMTQGGPGTASETINIYLYNTAFAYYDIGYGSAMAVVFFILIVLLSFVLMMIRQRVNWSDGEAR; encoded by the coding sequence ATGGCCTCTGCAGGCATCGAAACGGCCGCTATGGCCAAGGCGTCGAAAGGAGGGAGCAAACCGGACCGGTTTGCTCCCAACTACTGGCCCTTCGTCATCCCGGCGCTCATCGTCATCTCGGGCGTCATCGTCTTTCCATGGGTGTTCACGGTGTGGATGAGCGTCAACAGCTGGACGCTCGGCCAGTCGCAGGTCTTTGCGGGGCTGGACAATTATATCAGACTCGCCACCGACATGCGGTTCTGGGAGTCGCTGTGGCATACGGTGCTCTATACGGCGCTCTCCGTGCTGCTTCCCCTTTTTCTGGGGACGCTCGCCGCACTGATCTTCGATGCCAGGTTCCCGCTGCGCGGCCTCATTCGAGGCATATTCGTGATGCCGATGATGGCCACCCCCGTCGCCATCGCGCTGGTCTGGACGATGATGTTCCACCCGCAGCTCGGCGTGCTCAATTATCTCCTCTCCTTCATCGGCATCGGCCCGCAGGAGTGGATCTACAATCAGGCGAGCGTCATTCCCTCGCTGGTCCTTGTCGAAAGCTGGCAGTGGACGCCGCTCGTCATGCTGATCGTGCTCGGTGGCCTGGCGGCGGTTCCGCGCGAACCTTATGAGAGCGCCGAGATCGACGGCGCCAATGTCTGGCAAAAATTCCGCTATCTGACTCTGCCGATGATCGCGCCCTTCCTGATGATTGCGGTTATCATCCGCAGCATCGATGCCGTGAAGAGCTTCGACATCATCTATGCCATGACCCAGGGCGGCCCCGGCACCGCCTCGGAAACGATCAACATCTATCTCTACAACACCGCCTTCGCCTATTACGACATCGGCTACGGCTCGGCCATGGCGGTCGTCTTCTTCATCCTCATCGTGCTGCTCTCCTTCGTCCTCATGATGATCCGGCAGCGCGTGAACTGGTCTGACGGGGAGGCACGCTGA
- a CDS encoding GntR family transcriptional regulator: MFAGEAMDETEEQPTLREKAYASFTRHLLARDVRPGQFVSQRRLVELTGLTLGAIRELIPRLEAEGLIKTVPQRGLQIAHIDLNLIREAFQLRVFLEKEAVALFTQTASDETIAGLLKQHRDIADAIRNGNVSHELELHAQAVDWGMHDAFIDALGNTIISNAYRVNSIKMRLISQDRFRIDGHVGPVMGEHLKVLEAIERRSAEDAVNSLVAHINHARDRALRI; this comes from the coding sequence ATGTTTGCGGGGGAGGCGATGGACGAAACGGAGGAGCAGCCGACGCTACGGGAAAAGGCCTATGCAAGTTTCACGCGCCACCTGCTTGCCCGTGACGTGCGTCCCGGCCAATTCGTGTCGCAGCGCCGTCTCGTCGAGCTGACCGGGCTGACGCTTGGCGCCATCCGAGAGCTCATCCCGAGGCTTGAAGCGGAGGGGCTGATCAAGACCGTGCCGCAGCGGGGTTTGCAGATCGCTCACATTGATCTGAACCTTATCCGCGAGGCGTTCCAGCTGCGTGTATTCCTGGAGAAGGAAGCTGTGGCGCTCTTCACACAGACAGCGTCGGACGAAACGATCGCCGGGCTGTTGAAGCAGCATCGGGATATCGCCGACGCCATCCGAAACGGCAACGTGTCGCATGAGTTGGAACTGCACGCACAGGCCGTCGATTGGGGCATGCATGATGCCTTTATCGACGCGCTTGGCAACACCATCATTTCGAACGCCTATCGCGTGAACTCGATCAAGATGCGCCTGATCAGCCAGGACCGCTTTCGCATCGACGGCCATGTCGGACCCGTCATGGGCGAGCACCTGAAAGTGCTCGAGGCGATCGAACGACGATCCGCCGAAGACGCCGTCAACAGCCTTGTCGCACACATCAATCATGCAAGGGATCGTGCGCTCAGGATATAA
- a CDS encoding HlyD family type I secretion periplasmic adaptor subunit: protein MSERPAISAERAIRNLTVAALGTVLLLGGVMGGLAATTHLSGAVIAAGTVVVDSYVKPVQHQKGGTVGQIFVKNGDRVEAGQVLIHLDDTQTRANLDIVRKRLNELFARTARLEAERDGAETVEFSKDFLAKADDPEVSRSIEGEKRLFEDRKSSRMSRKAQLRERIEQLKQETEGSVAQQTGKRQEIGLIEKELESLQRLFDQGLVPANRVYALQRESASLTGELGSLLASEAQAKGRITETELQIIQIDDDHRSEVSDQLRQAESDIGEFSERLVAAEDDLQRIDIRAPQGGVVHQLAVHAPGAVVAPGEAIMQIVPDRDALVAEVKLSPSDIDQVSIGQAVHLRFSAFSQRNTPELNGVVTGVAADLTADQRSGLSYYVVRAEVSEGEWQRLGQVTPVPGMPVEAFIQTGERTALAYLTKPFMDQVARAFKEE, encoded by the coding sequence GTGAGTGAGAGGCCAGCGATTTCGGCGGAACGCGCCATCCGCAATCTGACGGTGGCTGCCCTTGGCACCGTCCTGTTGCTCGGCGGCGTCATGGGAGGTCTTGCAGCGACCACTCACTTGTCAGGCGCCGTCATTGCAGCGGGAACGGTTGTCGTCGACAGCTACGTGAAACCGGTCCAGCACCAGAAAGGTGGGACAGTCGGCCAGATCTTTGTCAAGAATGGCGATCGCGTAGAAGCCGGCCAAGTCCTTATTCATCTGGACGACACGCAAACGCGCGCGAATCTCGACATCGTCAGAAAGCGTCTCAACGAGCTTTTCGCCAGAACGGCAAGGCTTGAAGCGGAACGCGACGGGGCAGAAACGGTCGAGTTTTCAAAAGACTTTCTTGCTAAAGCCGACGATCCCGAAGTCAGCCGCTCCATTGAAGGCGAGAAGCGGCTCTTCGAGGACAGGAAGTCTTCGCGCATGAGCCGGAAGGCACAATTGCGCGAGAGGATTGAGCAGCTCAAACAGGAAACTGAAGGCTCGGTCGCGCAGCAAACCGGAAAGCGGCAAGAGATCGGCCTGATCGAGAAGGAGCTGGAGAGCCTTCAGCGATTGTTCGATCAGGGGCTTGTGCCGGCCAACCGGGTGTATGCGCTGCAGCGAGAATCCGCGAGCCTGACGGGTGAGCTCGGCAGTCTGCTTGCAAGCGAGGCACAGGCGAAGGGCAGGATCACCGAAACCGAGCTTCAGATCATCCAGATCGACGACGATCATCGCAGCGAGGTGTCCGACCAGCTTCGCCAGGCCGAGAGCGATATCGGCGAATTTTCCGAACGCCTCGTCGCAGCCGAGGATGACCTGCAGCGCATCGATATTCGCGCGCCCCAGGGGGGCGTCGTGCATCAACTTGCCGTCCACGCGCCCGGCGCCGTCGTTGCTCCGGGAGAAGCGATCATGCAGATCGTTCCGGATCGCGATGCGCTCGTCGCGGAGGTGAAGCTGTCGCCAAGCGATATCGACCAAGTCAGCATTGGTCAGGCGGTGCATCTCAGATTTTCTGCCTTCAGCCAGAGGAATACGCCGGAACTGAATGGCGTCGTGACCGGGGTGGCGGCAGACCTGACGGCGGACCAGCGATCAGGGCTCAGCTACTATGTCGTTCGAGCCGAGGTGTCCGAGGGCGAGTGGCAGAGACTTGGGCAGGTGACGCCTGTTCCCGGCATGCCAGTCGAAGCGTTCATACAGACGGGTGAACGGACTGCTCTGGCTTATCTGACGAAGCCCTTCATGGATCAGGTAGCGCGGGCCTTCAAGGAAGAATAG
- a CDS encoding sugar kinase yields the protein MTASSAFEPPPGPARRVLCVGAAVLDTLFRVRSLPTGQGKILPYEMLQIAEGMASSAAFAVARLGGNASLWGAVGDDATGERIITDLADSGIDTSGMTVVRGARSAVSTILIDDEGERLIVPFYDARLHDTVKPVTEQDVSTFDAVLVDVRWPKLALATLLAARGAAKPAILDGDVAGEGVIEMLAPAASHIVFSQPAAERLAGTTDLVESVGRLKRKFEHAFISVTAGENGSLWFDDASGDIRHLAAPKVRAIDTLAAGDIFHGVFALAIAEGMPIGETMRLSSMAAALKCQVFGGRLGAPTRPEACDALRDWNVRVSQKASDIKFR from the coding sequence TTGACGGCTTCTTCCGCCTTCGAGCCGCCTCCCGGTCCTGCGCGCCGCGTGCTCTGCGTCGGCGCGGCGGTGCTCGACACCTTGTTCCGCGTGCGCTCGCTGCCCACCGGCCAGGGCAAGATCCTGCCCTATGAAATGCTGCAGATCGCCGAAGGCATGGCGTCGAGCGCGGCATTCGCCGTCGCCCGGCTTGGCGGCAATGCCAGCCTCTGGGGCGCGGTCGGCGACGATGCCACGGGCGAACGCATTATTACCGATCTCGCGGATAGCGGCATAGACACGAGCGGCATGACGGTTGTGCGGGGCGCCCGCTCGGCCGTCTCGACCATCCTCATCGATGATGAGGGTGAGCGCCTGATCGTGCCCTTCTACGATGCGCGGCTGCACGATACGGTCAAACCGGTCACCGAGCAGGATGTCTCCACCTTCGATGCGGTGCTCGTTGACGTGCGATGGCCGAAGCTTGCGCTGGCGACGCTATTGGCGGCGAGGGGGGCGGCCAAGCCGGCCATTCTCGACGGTGACGTTGCGGGCGAGGGCGTCATCGAGATGCTGGCGCCGGCGGCGAGCCACATCGTCTTCTCGCAGCCGGCTGCCGAGCGGCTTGCCGGGACGACGGATCTTGTGGAAAGCGTCGGCCGGCTGAAGCGGAAATTCGAACATGCCTTCATCAGCGTCACGGCTGGGGAAAACGGCTCTCTGTGGTTCGACGATGCAAGCGGCGACATCCGTCACCTCGCCGCGCCGAAAGTGAGGGCCATCGACACGCTTGCGGCCGGCGACATCTTCCACGGCGTTTTCGCGCTGGCGATCGCAGAAGGCATGCCGATCGGAGAGACGATGCGATTGTCGTCCATGGCGGCGGCGCTGAAATGCCAAGTGTTCGGCGGCCGCCTCGGCGCACCCACGCGACCCGAAGCGTGCGATGCTCTACGGGATTGGAACGTCCGCGTTTCCCAGAAGGCGAGCGATATCAAGTTCAGATGA
- a CDS encoding type I secretion system permease/ATPase: MNNAAEQPSQVFLVAVLSSLRRAFLGVGVTSCVINILALTGSFFMLQVYDRVIPGRSLPTLVGLGIIAATLFVFQGALELIRSLLLVRVGTSVDERFGDRVYGSLVLLPSRMQMPGDGLQCVRDLDSVRGFLSGPGPTALFDMPWMPFYLFLCFLFHFWIGVTALAGALMLIGLTMLTEVRSRRPAKEAAKLAAERINLAEATKRNSEAVLAMGFGHFIGERWSELNRRYLANHVSASTVTGGLATASKILRMMLQSGVLAVGAFLVIRQEATGGIMIASSILVSRALAPVELAIGQWKGFVAARQSWGRLTKLMTLMSSEEREVALPAPRESLTVENLQVAAPGGRSPIVRGVSFKVSAGEAVGVIGPSASGKSTLARAITGLWLPLIGAVRLDQALLAQWDPRELGRHLGYLPQDVSLFDGSIAQNIARFDPEAGSEAIIAAARAAGVYDMIVQFPDGFDTKIGEHGSALSAGQRQRIALARALYGDPFLVVLDEPNSNLDADGEAALTKAISGVRARGGIAIVIAHRPSALVAVDKVLVMGNGQMQAFGPKDEVLSKTTSRPAKATPQPVRLLIGGEETGS; this comes from the coding sequence TTGAACAACGCCGCAGAACAGCCGTCACAAGTGTTTCTTGTGGCGGTCCTGTCGTCGCTTCGTCGAGCCTTCCTGGGTGTCGGCGTGACGAGTTGTGTCATCAACATCCTCGCCCTGACCGGCTCATTTTTCATGCTTCAGGTCTACGACAGGGTCATCCCCGGACGCAGCCTGCCGACATTGGTGGGACTCGGTATCATTGCCGCAACCCTGTTTGTCTTCCAGGGCGCTCTGGAACTGATCAGATCGTTGCTCCTCGTCAGGGTGGGAACCTCGGTCGATGAACGTTTCGGTGACCGCGTCTATGGTTCGCTGGTCCTGTTGCCGTCGCGCATGCAGATGCCAGGCGATGGGCTGCAATGCGTGCGAGATCTCGATAGCGTACGTGGTTTTCTGTCAGGACCGGGGCCAACGGCTCTGTTCGACATGCCCTGGATGCCCTTCTATCTCTTCCTTTGCTTTCTCTTCCACTTCTGGATCGGCGTGACCGCGCTTGCCGGGGCGCTGATGCTTATTGGGTTGACGATGCTCACCGAGGTCCGGTCTCGGCGGCCGGCGAAGGAAGCGGCCAAGCTCGCTGCCGAGCGCATCAATCTCGCCGAGGCGACGAAACGAAATTCAGAAGCCGTCCTTGCCATGGGTTTCGGCCATTTCATCGGCGAGCGATGGTCCGAGCTCAACCGGCGCTATCTGGCAAACCACGTTTCTGCCAGCACCGTCACGGGTGGGTTGGCGACCGCTTCGAAAATCCTGCGCATGATGCTGCAGTCCGGCGTCCTTGCTGTCGGCGCCTTTCTGGTGATCCGACAGGAGGCAACCGGCGGCATCATGATCGCAAGCTCCATCCTCGTGAGTCGTGCGCTCGCACCCGTCGAGCTTGCGATCGGACAGTGGAAAGGTTTCGTTGCAGCTCGGCAAAGCTGGGGACGGCTGACGAAGCTCATGACGCTCATGTCCTCGGAGGAGCGTGAGGTCGCCCTGCCGGCCCCACGAGAAAGCCTCACCGTCGAGAACCTGCAGGTGGCAGCCCCCGGAGGCCGCAGCCCTATTGTCCGCGGCGTCTCCTTCAAGGTTTCGGCGGGCGAGGCCGTTGGCGTCATCGGCCCAAGCGCATCGGGAAAGTCGACGCTTGCCCGCGCCATCACGGGCCTTTGGTTGCCCCTGATCGGCGCTGTGAGGCTCGACCAGGCGTTACTGGCACAATGGGATCCGCGAGAGCTCGGCCGCCATCTCGGCTACCTGCCGCAGGATGTCTCGCTCTTCGACGGCTCGATTGCCCAAAACATTGCCCGCTTCGATCCAGAGGCCGGTTCCGAGGCGATTATCGCTGCAGCACGGGCAGCGGGAGTCTACGACATGATCGTGCAGTTCCCGGATGGATTCGACACAAAGATTGGGGAGCATGGATCGGCGCTTTCGGCTGGCCAGCGCCAGCGCATCGCTCTTGCTCGAGCGCTCTATGGTGATCCATTCCTGGTGGTGCTCGACGAGCCAAATTCCAACCTCGATGCAGACGGAGAGGCGGCTCTAACGAAAGCGATTTCCGGCGTCCGGGCGAGGGGAGGAATCGCGATTGTGATCGCACATCGGCCGAGCGCCCTGGTGGCGGTCGACAAAGTTCTGGTCATGGGCAACGGCCAGATGCAGGCGTTCGGTCCCAAGGACGAAGTGCTGAGCAAGACAACGTCAAGGCCCGCAAAGGCAACGCCTCAACCCGTCCGTCTGCTGATCGGTGGCGAGGAGACGGGATCGTGA
- a CDS encoding GNAT family N-acetyltransferase encodes MRCSLAEDEQCGLLGFQSLIRATEDNRYGTPVGWGIIGTHVSPDAARTGVGTALFAASRRAAIEAGLTKIEAFRKGQRDRSVVLRTDGFETYRTSAEN; translated from the coding sequence ATCCGGTGCTCTCTTGCGGAAGACGAGCAGTGCGGCCTTCTTGGGTTCCAGTCTCTCATCCGTGCGACCGAAGACAACCGCTACGGGACGCCTGTCGGGTGGGGCATCATAGGAACGCACGTGTCACCGGACGCCGCGCGGACGGGCGTCGGCACTGCACTGTTCGCCGCCTCTCGCAGGGCTGCGATCGAGGCAGGGCTGACGAAGATCGAAGCGTTCAGGAAAGGACAACGCGATCGCTCAGTCGTACTACGAACGGATGGGTTTGAGACCTACCGGACGTCAGCGGAGAACTAG